From Acidimicrobiales bacterium, one genomic window encodes:
- the ftsH gene encoding ATP-dependent zinc metalloprotease FtsH, translating into MASNPPPPPPPPPRKNEKPGGGARSDANGWSRYAVWILLGSVLAILAVSVLLPGDDRESVDYSFFLEQVNRGDVTDAVYDNNDGGIDFTTATGDFHTVGPIPLPDEDSALIRDLTTLEFKTPQPSFWMSILPLLLPIGLIILFFVWMQRRAQGQMGNIMSIGRSKAKTYSTERPGTTFDDVAGYEGVKREITEVVDFLKHPDRFAEIGARIPKGVLLVGPPGTGKTLIAKAVAGEAGVPFLSVTGSDFMEMFVGVGASRVRDLFDSARKLGKAIIFIDEIDSIGRKRGAGLGGGHDEREQTLNQMLAEMDGFEATEGIVMMAATNRPDILDPALLRPGRFDRQVIVPLPELEDRKKILAVHLKGKHTADDVDVNVIARGAPGMSGADLANLVNEAALFAVRRGGDTVTAADFDAARDRVLLGIERQSMVQSQEDLERTAYHEAGHALCAAVQEGHDPVHKVTIIPTGMALGVTMTLPAEDRHTMDKTEAEQRMVMAMGGRVAESLVFDEYSSGAANDLQQATNIARRMVTEWGMSEAVGPMSLSDGGPVFLGEDMMQSRSHSPDTARLVDDEVRRILIQAEDGCRELLVEYRNGLDLIARALLEHETISGAEVSRLIDVSKAGPLVAEPEAQPAEVAGLDDN; encoded by the coding sequence ATGGCGTCCAACCCTCCTCCGCCCCCTCCGCCACCGCCTCGTAAGAACGAGAAGCCGGGAGGCGGCGCGCGTTCCGACGCCAACGGTTGGTCGCGCTACGCCGTGTGGATCCTCTTGGGTTCGGTCCTCGCGATCCTTGCGGTCAGCGTGCTGCTGCCCGGAGACGACCGCGAGTCGGTCGACTACTCGTTCTTCCTCGAGCAGGTCAATCGTGGCGATGTCACCGATGCCGTCTACGACAACAACGACGGTGGCATCGATTTCACGACCGCGACCGGCGATTTCCACACGGTCGGACCGATTCCCCTCCCCGACGAGGACAGCGCGCTCATCCGCGACCTGACCACCCTCGAGTTCAAGACGCCGCAGCCCAGCTTCTGGATGTCGATCCTCCCGCTGCTGCTCCCCATCGGTCTCATCATCCTCTTCTTCGTCTGGATGCAGCGACGGGCCCAGGGGCAGATGGGCAACATCATGTCGATCGGTCGCAGCAAGGCGAAGACCTACTCCACCGAGCGGCCCGGCACGACCTTCGACGATGTCGCCGGCTACGAGGGCGTGAAACGGGAGATCACCGAGGTCGTCGACTTCCTGAAGCACCCCGACCGTTTCGCCGAGATCGGGGCCCGCATCCCCAAGGGCGTCCTGCTCGTCGGGCCGCCGGGCACCGGCAAGACCCTCATCGCCAAGGCGGTCGCCGGCGAGGCCGGGGTGCCGTTCCTGTCCGTCACCGGTTCGGACTTCATGGAGATGTTCGTGGGGGTCGGCGCCAGCCGCGTCCGCGACCTGTTCGACTCGGCCCGCAAGTTGGGCAAGGCGATCATCTTCATCGACGAGATCGACTCCATCGGCCGCAAGCGCGGCGCCGGTCTCGGCGGCGGCCACGACGAACGTGAGCAGACGCTCAACCAGATGTTGGCCGAGATGGACGGCTTCGAGGCGACCGAGGGCATCGTGATGATGGCGGCCACCAATCGGCCCGACATTCTCGACCCGGCGCTGCTGCGTCCGGGTCGCTTCGATCGTCAGGTGATCGTGCCGCTGCCCGAGCTCGAGGACCGCAAGAAGATCCTGGCGGTTCACCTCAAGGGCAAGCACACCGCCGACGACGTCGACGTCAACGTCATCGCCCGCGGCGCACCCGGCATGTCGGGCGCCGATCTCGCCAACCTCGTCAACGAAGCCGCCCTCTTCGCCGTGCGCCGTGGTGGCGACACCGTGACCGCCGCCGACTTCGATGCCGCCCGCGACCGCGTCCTTCTCGGCATCGAGCGCCAGTCGATGGTGCAGAGCCAAGAAGACCTCGAGCGCACCGCCTACCACGAGGCCGGGCACGCCCTGTGCGCCGCCGTGCAGGAAGGCCACGATCCGGTCCACAAGGTGACCATCATCCCGACGGGCATGGCCCTCGGTGTCACGATGACCCTGCCCGCCGAGGATCGCCACACGATGGACAAGACCGAGGCCGAGCAACGCATGGTCATGGCGATGGGCGGCCGCGTGGCCGAGTCGCTCGTCTTCGATGAGTACTCGTCCGGCGCGGCCAACGATCTCCAGCAGGCGACCAACATCGCTCGTCGCATGGTCACCGAATGGGGCATGAGCGAGGCCGTCGGGCCGATGTCGCTCTCCGATGGCGGTCCGGTCTTCCTCGGCGAAGACATGATGCAGTCCCGGTCGCACTCCCCCGACACCGCCCGACTCGTCGACGACGAGGTCCGCCGAATCCTGATCCAGGCCGAGGACGGCTGTCGTGAGCTGCTCGTCGAGTACCGCAACGGCCTCGATCTGATCGCCCGGGCGCTGCTCGAACACGAGACCATCTCGGGCGCCGAGGTCTCGCGCCTCATCGACGTGTCGAAGGCCGGACCCCTGGTGGCCGAGCCCGAGGCACAGCCGGCCGAGGTCGCCGGACTCGACGACAACTGA
- a CDS encoding DUF3499 family protein: MNRRCARPGCGRPATTTLSYAYAQRAVWLDDLHAEDSPANHDLCAPHADRTQPPKGWDLRDRRTLATVHRLRYAG; this comes from the coding sequence GTGAATCGACGCTGTGCCCGACCCGGCTGTGGCCGCCCGGCCACCACCACGCTCTCCTACGCCTACGCCCAACGGGCGGTGTGGCTCGACGACCTGCACGCCGAGGACTCGCCGGCGAATCACGACCTGTGTGCCCCCCATGCGGACCGTACGCAGCCACCCAAGGGGTGGGATCTTCGCGACCGTCGGACGCTCGCGACGGTGCACCGCCTGCGCTACGCCGGATAG
- a CDS encoding CPBP family intramembrane glutamic endopeptidase: MPAPSWRVVLAVVALGTGFVLGQLIGGGIVIGGGWDFDVSAALGSDLGRVAGQFGQGLVPDHNRIPMLVLLAVNAPLWVGFIGVPWLASRFRGLDWRRDLGWGMRPVDLGAGLAVGIVTQVALVPLLYWPLGRVVDQQELEEPARNLIALANSPIDVAALVVMVVIGAPLAEEIVFRGLLFRGIFDMERAGRFALVTAVAASSAIFAASHLQLLQFPGLFVIGAVAALGLHRTGRLGTAIWIHVGFNATAVVGVLREIY; this comes from the coding sequence GTGCCGGCCCCCAGCTGGCGCGTGGTCCTCGCGGTCGTCGCGCTCGGCACCGGCTTCGTCCTCGGGCAATTGATCGGAGGCGGCATCGTCATCGGTGGGGGCTGGGACTTCGACGTCTCCGCCGCGCTCGGCAGCGACCTCGGTCGTGTCGCCGGTCAGTTCGGGCAGGGACTCGTGCCGGATCACAACCGCATCCCGATGCTGGTGTTGTTGGCGGTGAACGCGCCGTTGTGGGTCGGCTTCATCGGTGTGCCCTGGCTGGCGTCTCGCTTCCGCGGCCTCGATTGGCGCCGCGACCTGGGATGGGGGATGCGTCCCGTCGACCTCGGCGCCGGCCTCGCGGTCGGCATCGTCACGCAGGTGGCGCTCGTCCCCCTGCTCTACTGGCCGCTCGGCCGCGTCGTCGACCAACAAGAACTCGAGGAGCCGGCCAGGAACCTCATCGCGCTCGCCAACAGTCCGATCGACGTGGCTGCGCTCGTCGTGATGGTCGTGATCGGTGCGCCCCTGGCCGAGGAGATCGTGTTTCGCGGCCTGCTGTTCCGAGGCATCTTCGACATGGAGCGCGCCGGCCGGTTCGCGCTCGTCACCGCGGTCGCCGCATCGTCGGCGATCTTCGCCGCCTCGCATCTCCAGCTGCTCCAGTTCCCCGGGCTCTTCGTGATCGGCGCCGTCGCCGCGCTCGGCCTGCACCGCACCGGTCGCCTCGGGACGGCGATCTGGATCCATGTCGGATTCAACGCCACCGCCGTGGTCGGCGTTTTGCGAGAGATCTACTGA